The following coding sequences lie in one Candidatus Liberimonas magnetica genomic window:
- a CDS encoding response regulator — protein sequence MKGFLIVDDETAMFQLYKGIIRKEFEAVVFTAENSEEAEDMIDKISPAIDVIISDINRPGKSGLDFARDIHRKYPKIKIFLVSGNLADGRKEKAEKLIKAGVIKGLLQKPFEVSNFRSMVKSFTK from the coding sequence ATGAAAGGTTTTCTAATTGTTGATGATGAAACAGCAATGTTTCAATTATACAAAGGTATTATCAGGAAGGAATTTGAGGCCGTAGTTTTTACTGCTGAAAATAGTGAAGAAGCAGAAGATATGATAGATAAAATAAGCCCTGCAATAGATGTTATAATATCGGATATAAACAGACCAGGAAAGAGTGGTTTGGATTTTGCTCGCGATATTCATAGAAAATATCCAAAGATCAAGATATTCCTTGTATCCGGGAACCTGGCAGATGGCAGAAAGGAAAAGGCAGAAAAACTAATTAAGGCTGGTGTAATAAAAGGATTATTACAAAAACCTTTTGAAGTATCTAATTTTAGAAGTATGGTAAAATCATTTACTAAATAG
- a CDS encoding DNA/RNA nuclease SfsA: MDRPNRFVMMVDVNGRIERCFCPCPTKIGNLIFESIPCLLSNSNSSNTKYTVEAISLSPVDVTRKKWIGINQTKINSYIEHLFLAGELNKVVKRIKSVKREYGLSNSKIDFLVNTCLVEVKTPLTNLPYKSYLKYQPDKAFHSYHRTIKHYNLLSKHIGEFSRAIVLHCFMYNAEKYRDLFNNITKKRMRNIVKKAIFNGVENWQVNLKIGPKGVSLIDCYKLNNICNGI, translated from the coding sequence ATGGATCGACCGAATCGTTTTGTAATGATGGTCGATGTAAATGGCCGAATAGAAAGATGTTTTTGTCCGTGCCCCACGAAAATTGGTAACCTAATATTCGAAAGCATCCCTTGTCTTCTGTCAAACAGTAATAGCTCTAACACTAAGTATACAGTAGAAGCTATATCCTTAAGTCCTGTAGATGTCACAAGGAAAAAATGGATAGGGATTAATCAAACAAAAATAAACAGTTACATTGAACATTTATTTCTTGCTGGAGAATTGAATAAAGTTGTGAAGAGAATAAAAAGTGTAAAGAGAGAATACGGTTTGAGTAACTCAAAAATAGATTTTCTTGTAAATACTTGTTTAGTAGAAGTAAAAACACCTTTAACTAATTTACCCTACAAATCTTATTTAAAATATCAACCCGACAAAGCATTTCATTCTTATCATAGAACTATAAAACACTATAACCTTCTTTCAAAACATATTGGAGAATTTTCTAGGGCAATCGTCTTGCATTGTTTTATGTATAATGCAGAAAAATATAGAGACTTGTTTAATAACATAACGAAAAAAAGGATGCGGAATATAGTTAAAAAAGCCATCTTCAATGGTGTAGAAAATTGGCAAGTTAATCTTAAAATAGGTCCCAAAGGCGTAAGTCTCATAGATTGTTATAAATTAAATAATATATGTAATGGAATATAG
- a CDS encoding HEPN domain-containing protein: protein MDIADKDYLAARICYRYDLPQEFLWLSLQAIEKYIKAILLYNEQETKSIGHDISKAYDKMKSLKEFSFDIPKDVESFISYLNRYGLDRYFEKPYFLYGEELLSLDRTVWFIRRYCGLFNSKIKKIDGTMVDGLSANLKRIQNPYYLKQPNKFIHHGYLGHVLNNKRLELRKQLVYKNFYFGTYKRKLIKNYKLKSGSGTPTHIHHKEIFDELKAKVRFSKEIIDHFKN from the coding sequence ATGGATATTGCCGATAAAGATTATTTGGCGGCAAGAATATGTTATCGGTATGATTTACCCCAAGAGTTTTTATGGTTATCTTTACAAGCTATAGAAAAATATATCAAAGCAATATTGCTATATAACGAACAAGAAACAAAAAGTATCGGACATGATATATCTAAGGCTTATGATAAAATGAAATCTTTGAAGGAATTTAGTTTTGATATTCCTAAAGATGTAGAGTCATTTATTAGTTACTTAAATAGATATGGTTTAGATCGTTATTTTGAGAAGCCATATTTTTTATATGGAGAAGAATTATTGTCACTTGATAGAACTGTCTGGTTTATTAGGCGATATTGTGGTTTATTTAATTCTAAAATTAAAAAAATAGATGGAACAATGGTTGATGGTTTGTCTGCAAATTTAAAGAGAATTCAAAATCCTTATTATTTAAAACAACCAAATAAGTTTATTCATCATGGGTATTTAGGACATGTGTTAAATAACAAAAGATTAGAATTGAGGAAGCAACTCGTTTACAAAAATTTCTATTTTGGGACCTATAAAAGGAAGTTAATTAAAAATTACAAATTAAAGTCAGGTTCTGGCACACCAACTCATATTCATCATAAAGAAATATTTGATGAATTAAAAGCAAAAGTAAGGTTTTCAAAAGAAATAATAGATCATTTTAAGAATTAG
- a CDS encoding N-6 DNA methylase yields the protein MNLRKMPLLEQKPDSSALQIDFGSILINTKNGSVKEMFAEHVANGLPHDIVGASFEKSLEYFERKNTGQYYTPKEIVEYILSQLDINEDSKILDPSCGCGSFIMETFELLKKKYGMQSIKNIYGVDLNDNAANVTRLCLFRNVEFNKRYIDTIKGNIKTGNSIVSNPLIDKNAFNWGLEYREVLESGGFDVIIGNPPYVTLSQSSAFDPEESFYSSIINGPVNAATLMICRSLDLLKQGGILAFLLPKSILYVNSYSKFREYISDNTEIQQIYDLGPRFEDVRGEQFILILKKSKPSIINKVKISVFEAKLNGLNNQPTAYVEQNELKHSGRFLTFENKEYYSLVSKLAKIGVSLETYTDGKIFRGLPIGGNHTTVLNKPNSERVIRGKDIAKFRIKTLPLIDSAQLQKQSDSKIREIKKKKIVLQNIFSAEAGIISSYDAKGLLTLDTVTNIIVKSDFEGKYILALLNSKLINFYIMYYLFNKSRLTMHADKAYLGLIPVINEPDKRIVNSMISIIDDIVNGIGTVDPKEKQRDLDKLVYRLYSLNKEEIILIESAVNKIMSRKSIW from the coding sequence ATGAACTTAAGGAAAATGCCATTATTAGAACAAAAACCAGACTCAAGTGCACTTCAGATTGATTTTGGTAGTATTCTGATTAATACGAAAAATGGTTCTGTTAAAGAGATGTTTGCGGAACATGTTGCTAACGGTCTCCCTCACGACATCGTAGGTGCAAGTTTTGAGAAGTCGCTTGAGTATTTTGAAAGAAAAAATACCGGGCAGTACTATACCCCTAAAGAGATAGTCGAATATATTCTTTCGCAACTGGATATAAACGAGGATTCTAAAATATTAGACCCTTCCTGTGGTTGTGGATCCTTTATAATGGAAACATTTGAGTTATTGAAAAAGAAGTATGGAATGCAGTCTATTAAGAATATTTATGGTGTTGATTTAAACGATAATGCAGCAAATGTGACTCGCCTTTGTTTGTTCCGTAATGTCGAATTTAATAAGAGATATATTGATACAATAAAAGGCAATATTAAAACAGGTAATAGCATCGTTTCAAACCCGCTGATAGACAAGAATGCTTTCAATTGGGGATTGGAGTACAGAGAAGTCCTTGAATCTGGTGGCTTTGATGTAATTATCGGGAATCCCCCTTATGTTACTTTAAGTCAATCATCAGCATTTGATCCTGAAGAATCGTTTTACTCAAGCATAATCAATGGGCCTGTGAATGCTGCTACACTGATGATTTGCCGGTCCCTAGATCTTCTTAAACAGGGTGGTATATTGGCATTCTTACTGCCAAAATCTATTTTATATGTGAACTCATATTCAAAATTCAGGGAATATATATCGGACAATACTGAAATACAGCAAATTTATGATTTAGGTCCAAGATTTGAAGATGTTCGTGGAGAACAGTTTATTCTCATACTTAAAAAGAGCAAGCCGTCTATCATAAATAAGGTAAAAATTAGTGTTTTTGAAGCAAAGCTGAATGGTTTAAATAACCAGCCAACAGCTTATGTCGAGCAAAATGAATTGAAGCACTCTGGCAGATTTTTAACGTTTGAAAATAAAGAATATTATTCTTTAGTAAGTAAACTGGCAAAAATTGGAGTTTCATTAGAGACTTATACGGATGGCAAGATATTTCGTGGTCTGCCAATAGGCGGGAACCATACTACAGTCCTTAATAAACCTAATTCCGAAAGAGTAATAAGAGGTAAAGATATTGCAAAATTCAGAATAAAGACCCTTCCTCTTATTGATAGCGCACAGCTTCAAAAACAAAGTGATAGTAAAATACGAGAAATTAAGAAAAAGAAAATTGTTTTACAAAATATATTTTCAGCAGAAGCTGGTATTATTTCATCGTATGATGCTAAAGGGTTATTAACCCTTGATACGGTAACCAATATTATCGTAAAATCTGATTTCGAAGGAAAATATATACTTGCGCTCCTTAATTCAAAGCTAATCAATTTTTATATTATGTACTATTTGTTCAATAAGTCAAGATTGACAATGCACGCAGATAAAGCTTATTTAGGGCTAATTCCAGTCATTAATGAACCTGATAAGCGCATAGTTAACTCCATGATATCTATAATTGATGATATTGTGAATGGTATCGGGACAGTTGACCCTAAAGAAAAACAAAGAGATTTAGATAAACTAGTATATAGACTTTATTCGTTAAATAAGGAAGAAATAATATTAATAGAGTCAGCTGTTAATAAAATAATGTCTAGGAAAAGTATATGGTAA
- a CDS encoding site-specific DNA-methyltransferase, whose protein sequence is MVNNDKRYNELTGKEWLQYSFSIWRDLRKSAEEIKLKHPAMFPEQLASRVIDIYTKKTNTILDPFMGAGSTVLASYKKGRKGIGIELSKEYISIAKSRLKETKKKLKDIATIEPAIFQDDSRNMMKHLKKESVDLCLTSPPYWDILLRNRTADRQDIRKYSDSDVDLGNINDYVRFLNELKKVFSSVYEVLKPNGHCVIVLMDIRKKDKFYPFHSDMAKIMEELGFVYEDLIIWDRQHEYNNMKPLGYPYVFRVNKVHEYILIFRKRVELNG, encoded by the coding sequence ATGGTAAATAATGATAAGCGTTATAATGAATTAACCGGGAAGGAATGGCTGCAATATTCCTTTAGTATTTGGAGAGATTTAAGAAAATCTGCCGAAGAAATTAAATTGAAGCATCCTGCGATGTTCCCTGAACAGCTCGCTTCCAGAGTAATAGACATTTATACTAAGAAAACAAACACTATTCTTGATCCTTTCATGGGAGCCGGAAGCACTGTATTGGCTTCGTATAAAAAAGGTAGAAAGGGTATAGGGATAGAGTTGTCAAAAGAATATATCAGTATCGCTAAAAGCAGGCTGAAAGAAACAAAAAAGAAATTAAAAGATATAGCTACTATTGAGCCCGCAATATTTCAAGATGATTCTAGAAATATGATGAAGCATCTCAAAAAAGAAAGTGTTGATTTATGCCTCACATCGCCACCTTACTGGGATATATTGCTGAGAAACAGAACGGCAGATAGACAAGATATAAGAAAATACAGCGATTCTGATGTGGATCTAGGAAATATCAATGACTATGTAAGATTTTTAAATGAATTGAAAAAGGTATTTTCATCAGTATATGAAGTGTTAAAGCCAAATGGCCATTGTGTAATTGTTTTAATGGACATAAGAAAGAAAGACAAATTTTACCCTTTTCATTCGGATATGGCAAAAATAATGGAAGAACTAGGTTTTGTTTATGAGGACCTTATTATCTGGGATAGACAACACGAATACAATAATATGAAACCATTAGGATACCCTTATGTATTCAGAGTCAATAAAGTTCATGAATATATTTTAATATTTAGAAAAAGGGTGGAATTAAATGGATAA
- a CDS encoding zinc ribbon domain-containing protein, whose amino-acid sequence MSLKMSLKRNVPKNSILSLKMSHKTSSDTNSLALHCTCVNDDINQVICLPRLDAVFRNPFYYGYFYYAGTLYTGKHEPMITRTEYDRAQKILSGRFKPMVKKHYFPFTQLIRCGECGCMITAENRIKRQKNGNTHRYIYYHCTKMKNPNCSQKYILAAELEKQIIPVLESVEIPQDFHDWAIEELKNDYAEDIKSQEMLLEGYRKAFTACSTKIDTLMNMRINKEITEEEYVKKKDELMNEKIRLEELIRTDGKSAKSWLDKSIEVFNMAKEAKNRFLSGSDEEKRYVVSFLASYLSLMDNLLTIKLKEPFEIIKNLNLGVKTIIERFEPLDYRQKLGKKSVRRLVWGPLGDAIRTCFISNN is encoded by the coding sequence ATGTCCCTAAAAATGTCCCTAAAACGGAATGTCCCTAAAAACAGTATTTTGTCCCTAAAAATGTCACATAAGACTTCATCAGATACTAACTCTCTCGCATTGCATTGTACTTGTGTCAACGACGACATAAATCAGGTCATCTGTTTGCCCCGCCTGGATGCAGTATTCAGAAATCCTTTCTATTACGGATATTTCTATTATGCCGGGACACTTTATACAGGAAAGCACGAACCCATGATTACAAGGACTGAATATGACAGGGCTCAGAAAATACTCAGCGGCCGCTTTAAACCTATGGTAAAGAAGCATTATTTCCCATTTACACAGCTTATTCGTTGCGGCGAGTGCGGTTGTATGATAACAGCAGAAAACAGGATTAAACGCCAAAAGAATGGTAATACTCATCGTTATATATACTACCATTGTACAAAGATGAAAAATCCCAACTGCTCACAAAAATACATACTTGCTGCTGAACTGGAAAAACAAATTATACCCGTTCTTGAAAGCGTAGAAATCCCCCAGGATTTCCATGACTGGGCCATAGAAGAGCTCAAAAATGACTATGCAGAAGATATTAAAAGCCAGGAAATGTTATTGGAAGGCTATAGGAAGGCTTTTACAGCCTGCAGCACCAAAATAGATACACTGATGAACATGAGAATTAACAAAGAGATCACTGAAGAAGAATATGTAAAAAAGAAAGACGAGTTGATGAATGAAAAGATACGATTAGAAGAGCTTATAAGAACTGATGGAAAGAGCGCCAAAAGCTGGCTGGATAAATCTATTGAGGTTTTTAATATGGCAAAAGAGGCAAAAAACAGGTTTTTAAGCGGCTCTGATGAAGAGAAACGGTATGTAGTATCCTTTTTAGCTTCGTACCTCTCCCTTATGGATAATTTACTGACGATAAAATTAAAAGAACCGTTTGAAATCATCAAAAATCTTAATTTAGGGGTAAAAACGATAATCGAGAGATTCGAACCTCTCGATTATCGTCAGAAACTGGGTAAAAAATCGGTACGACGTTTAGTTTGGGGTCCCCTAGGGGACGCTATCAGAACCTGTTTTATTTCAAACAATTGA